A segment of the Methanothermobacter tenebrarum genome:
CTTTCAAAGGCAGCCTATGGCCAACAATCCATAGCAGAGGCTCCTATTGTTATCGTTGCATGCGCCGACCTTGAAAGATCCGCCCTAGGCTATGGTGAACGTGGAAGAAACCTTTACTGTCTTTTTGACGTCGCCGCATCAGTTGAGAACATGCTGCTTGAAATCCATGAACTCGGCCTCGGAGCTTGCTGGATCGGAGCATTCGATGAAAGACTCGTAGCCGGAATATTGGATATCCCATCCACTCTAAGACCTGTAACGCTTCTACCAGTGGGTTATCCTGCTGAGAAACCATCACCACCACCTAGGGTGAGCATAGAAGAGGCCTTTAAGGTGATAGATTAGAGTATATCTAGGCTGTTGATGATAATATCAAAGTTTGGATTTTCATTTTTAAAATTCTCTGGAGTGGTTTTACACTCTATGATATAAAAGTAGTCTCCTTTTTGTAAGATTACTGTCCGGGTCTGTTCTCTTGTCTGGGTTTG
Coding sequences within it:
- a CDS encoding nitroreductase family protein — encoded protein: MSLLETIKERRSIRKFKRKDIPEEHLEKIMEAARWAPSAGNLQSRKFLIVKNPQLKNELSKAAYGQQSIAEAPIVIVACADLERSALGYGERGRNLYCLFDVAASVENMLLEIHELGLGACWIGAFDERLVAGILDIPSTLRPVTLLPVGYPAEKPSPPPRVSIEEAFKVID